A single Cannabis sativa cultivar Pink pepper isolate KNU-18-1 chromosome 7, ASM2916894v1, whole genome shotgun sequence DNA region contains:
- the LOC115697950 gene encoding early nodulin-93, which translates to MAKNVAQSSQDQRLAMAKRCSDEGVKAGAKAAVVATIATAIPTLASVRFLPWAKAHLNHTAQALIISTVAGAAYFIVADKTVLATARKNSFNQANTNREA; encoded by the exons ATGGCAAAGAATGTAGCTCAATCTTCACAGGACCAAAGATTGGCCATGGCTAAACGATGTTCTGATG AAGGTGTCAAAGCAGGAGCTAAGGCAGCTGTTGTGGCTACTATTGCCACTGCCATTCCAACT CTTGCTAGTGTGAGATTTCTGCCTTGGGCAAAAGCCCATCTGAACCACACAGCTCAAGCTCTTATTATCTCCACAG TGGCTGGAGCTGCATATTTCATAGTTGCTGACAAGACTGTTCTGGCCACAGCTAGAAAGAATTCCTTCAACCAAGCCAATACTAATAGAGAagcttaa